The genomic interval ACCCATCAGCAGTTCGTCTCCCGAGTTGCCCTGCGTCGATCATTTCGCTCAGTCATTTGCCTGCACATGCAAGCGGATACTTCCGCAACTCTCCGCCGGCAACTTGCCCTGCGGGAACTAATCTTGCATGTGCATGTAACCACTGTCAAGCACGCGCGTACGCACGGGCGTTGTCCAGGGTCGCCAGCGGCTCCAGCAGCCGGGGGTCGAACGCGGCCTGGACCGTCCCCGCGGCCACCCTGCGCGGCAGGTCGGGGTTGGCCAGCGCGCCCGTCCCGACGGCCAGGACATCGGCGTGCCCGTCGTCCAGCACACGCCGCGCCACGGCTTCCTGGTGCAGCCCGCCATTGGCGATCACGGGGAGTCCGGTGACCGACCGGGCGAGCGCGGGCAGCGTCCGCCCTTCCGGGAACCAGTCCCGTCCGCTTCCCGCGAGATGCAGATAGTCGGCCCCGGCCGCGGCGGCCGTCGTGAAGACCGCTTCCGCTTCGGCGCCCCCGCCCGGCCATCGCCAGGCGGGATCGTTGATCTTCCCCTGGGAGAAGCGGACGCCGACCGGGAAACCGGACCCGGTCGCGCCTCTGACCTCGGCCGTCACCTCCCGTACGAGCCGCAGGCGTTCCTCGACTCCTCCGCCGTACTCGTCGGTGCGGAGATTGGTGTACGGGGTCAGGAACTGGTCGAGCAGATAGCCGTTGGCGGCGTGGATCTCCACCCCGTCGAAGCCGGCGTCGCGGGCGCGGACCGCGGCGGCGGCGAAGCCGTGCACGGCCTCGGCGATCTGGCGGCGGGTCATCTCCATCGGCACGGGCCACGGGCCGGTGCCGCGGTACTTGGCCAGTTGCTCGCCCAGTGGCCTGACCGCCGACGGGCCCGCGGCCCGGTCGCGGAACCGGTTGCCCTGCGAGACGGCCCCGGCGTGCATCAGCTGAAGAACGACGCGCGCGCCGGCGGCATGCGCTCTCTCCACGACGGGCCTCCAGGCTGCGGCCTGCGCCTCGTCCGTGATGCCGGGCTGGTGCAGGTAGCCCTGGCTGAAGGCCCGGTCGGTGTAGGTCCCTTCGGTGATCAGGAGCCCGAAGCCGCCCTCGGCGTAGGCCGCGTAGTACGCGGCCATCTCCTGGGTGGCCCGGCCGTCCTCGGTCGCGGAGACCCGGGTCATGGGGGCGACGGCGTATCTGTTGCACAGCTCCAGCCCCGCGAACCGGCAGGCCTTGAGCGCGGGATGCGTGGCGGGAAGCATGGGGGGATGCGTGGCGGGATGCGTGGCGGGCACCTCAGCAGCTCCCGTCGATGCCGCAGGAGGCGCCGTACACGTCGCCCTCCGCCTGCTGTGCCCGGGCGTCCAGGATCGCCTTGCGCAACTGGGCCGGACGCGGAACTCCCTCGATCCGGGTGTCGCCGACGAGCATGGTGGGAACGGACTGCACGCGGTGGGCCGCCGCCTCCCGCAGGGCCTCCTGGTGCCGGGCGCGATAGGTGCCGTCCGCCAGCGCGGCCCGGAAGCCGGCCTCGTCCAGGCCGATCTCGCCGGCCAGGGCGACGAGGACGTCGATCTGCCCCAGGTCCTGGTTCTCCTGGAAGAAGGCGCGGAACATCCGCTGGTTGTAGGCGGTCCCGAGGCCGTGCTCGGCCGCGTACTGATAGCCCTCGAAGGCGAGAGCCGTGTACGGCTGAGGAGAGACGGCGGGGAGCGTGATGTCGACGCCCAGTCGGCGCGCCATGGGGTAGACGGCCCGTTCCCAGATGCTGGGGAGGTACTCGTCCTCCGGCCGCAGGGTGGGCTGGGGGTGGGGACGCAGCTCGAAGGGCATCCACTCGACGTCCACCTCGACGCCGACGTCCTTGATCGCCTCTTCGAGCGGACCTTCGGCCAGCATGCAGAAGGGGCAGACGTAGTCGGACCAGATCTTGATCTTCACGGGTTCAGCCATGCGCCGACCTCCAGGTCATTGATCGCGCAAGCAACAACATCCCCCGACGGTGCGGCAGGAGTTGACGGACGTCCAGAAGGTTGCACGATCATGCACTTTTGTGTCAAGTCTCCCCGCCGCCGGTCGAGACGGCAACCCGGGAGAGCGGACCAGCCCCGGCCCGCTTCGACACAGCGCTCCGTCGCATCGCCGAGATCGCTGCGGCAACGGCGGTAAGGCACGGGGGACGGCCAGGGGCCTACTGGAGAGACAGAAGCCGCGTGAGGGTGCGCGCAGCTTCGGCGAGCCTGCGGATGAGGTCGTCGATGTTGAGCTGTTCTGCCTGGTGGCGGGGGATGGTGGCAGTGACGGAGCCTGCGACCGAGTGGTTGATGAAGTAGGGAACGGCGATGCCGAACGCATCGGCAATGCGCTCTCCGTCTCCCTGGGCCCAGCCGCGTTCGCGTACTTGCCGTAGATCGTCGCTGATGTGCGTGCGGTCCAGTGGAGTGTTGTCGGTGTACATCACCAGGGGCAGCTGGGACAGGGTGTTCTCGGGCAGGAACGCCAGGATGGCTTTACCTGCGGCGCCTGCGGCAAGCGGAGTTTCCGTATCGGTGGGCAGGCTGTAGTGGATCGGTTTGGAGCCCGAGACGACGGTGGTCATGTGGGCGGTGCGGGTCGCGGGCCTGTACTCGGTAAGGCCGATGGTTTCGCCGGTCTCATGGGCCAGGGCTTCAAGCACAGGTGCGGCGATCACGCCGGCGGAGGGCAGCGAACCCAGTGATGCCGCCCAGCGCAGGAGCAGAGGGCCGACCTGGGCCTGGTCATCGCGGGGTGCGGCCAGCCCTGTCGCATAGGCGGCGTCCAGAAGACGGGCGGCGGTGGCGGGGTTGCCGCTCAGGAGGCGGGCCAGCGCGCGGCCTCCCGTGGGGAGGGGCGCGCCGGTGGCCAGAGCGGTCAGCAATCGTTCGAGGCGGTCCGCGGCCGATCCTCTTTCGTCGACGCCGCGGCCGGTCAGCGAGACAGGCTCCGCAGTGTGCTGGGCCGCGGGCACGGCTTCACGGGCGAGCCGGCTGATCTCGTCGACGGTGTTTCGTACGTGTACCGCGAAGCGCTCAAGGTCTTCGGTCGTGGTTTCATGTCGCAGGCGCGTGGCTGAAATCGCGCCCGTGAGTCCTGCTACGCGCAGTGGTGCTGCGACTCCCGCAGCCAGGGCGACGTGCTGACCGATGCTGATCGTGATGCCGTCCTGGTGCGACTGCCGGGTTGACCGGGCCAGGGTGGCGCGGTCGGTGACGGTGTCCGCGGTATAGGCGATCAGGTCGAGGCGTTCGAGAACCTCGGGTCCCAGTTCGGCGAGGATGGCGCGGCCGGCCGCGCCCGCGTGCAGGGGAATGATCTTTCCGGGGTCGAGCCGATAGCGCAGTGGTCCGTCCGGCACGGCGGCGAGGGCGACGAAGGCCTCGGTGCGGATCGGGTCGTAGAGCGACAGAAGGATGGTGGCGTCGCAGGTGGCCGCGAGTTGCTCCGCCAGCGGTCGGGCCTGGCAGAACAGTGGGTGAGTGCGGTGGACGTTGTCCATCAGCACGCGCAGGCGCGGCCCGAAGCTGTAGGTGGCGTTGGCGGTCTGGGCGGCCAGATCGCACTCGGTGAGAGCCTGCAGGACACGATGGACGGTACTGCGGCTCAGGTGTGCTTCCGCAGCCAGCTCACGCACGCCCCACGGCTCGTTCACCGGTCGGCGGGTGAGGGCGTCAAGGGTGACGACGAGCCGGTCGTTGACGGCCGATCCGCTCATACGACGCGCCGGTCGGCGCGCGCTCGCGGGCTCCGTGGCGACGTCAGCATTGCGGGCCTCCCCGTCCTGTCGCGCCCGCGGTTCCGGGCGGCTCGGCCATTTTACGCGGCGCCCCACGGGTCTTGCGGGCGATGTCGTTGCTGCTCAGAGGGGCGGTCAGTTGTTTCGCCAACGTTTCTCCTGCCTTGCGGCAAGGGGTTGACACCAGGCCAATCCCAGCCAGACACTCACTGAACGCTTTACAGGACAGTGTCCCATTTTTTGCACAGGGAGGTGCGAGATGTCAGTCTCGACAGACACTGCAGGGGTGAGCCCGCCCGCCACCGAGGAACACCGGCGCAAGGCCAAGAAGGCGACAGCGGTCGCTGCCTTCGGCACGTTCATCGAGTACTACGACTTCAGCGTCTACGGCTACGTCGCCGCGACGCTCGCGATCGTCTTCTTCCCCAGTGACAACCCGACCGTCGGCCTGCTCAACACGTTCCTGGTCTTCGGCTCGGCCTTCGCCGTCCGCCCCCTGGGCGCACTGTTCTTCGGCCGCCTCGGCGACCGCGCCGGCCGTCGCGTCAGCCTCATCGCCAGCATCGGCCTCATGAGTCTGGCCGCCGCTCTGACCGGCCTGCTCCCCGGCTACGCCAGCATCGGCGTAGCCGCCCCGATCCTGCTCATCATCCTGCGCATGCTCCAGGGCTTCTCCACCGGCGGCGAGATCGGCGGCGCGGCCAGCTACATCCGCGAGTGGGCGCCCAAGGAACGCCGCTCGCTCTACATCTCCTTCATCCCCGGCGTGGCCGTGTTCGGCAAGGCCTGCGCCGCCGGCATGGCCGCCCTCGCCGCCACGTTGATCCCCGAGAGCGCCATGGAGTCGTGGGGCTGGCGCATCCCGTTCCTGCTCGCCGTCCCGCTCGGCCTGCTCTGTCTGTACCTGCGCCTGAAGATCGAGGACACCCCCGAGTTCCGCGACACCCAGTCGGCCGACCGCTCCGCCCGCCCGGACCGCAAGCCGTTCAAGGAACTGATGGCCGACTACCCCGGCCCGCTCGGAAAGGTCATGGCGATCTCCACCGTGCAGAACGTCGGCACCTACGTGGGCACCGTGTTCGTGGCCTCCTACCTGAGCAGCGTCCTCGACTTCAGCGAAGGCGAAGCCGCCACCATCGTCCTGCTCGCCGTCCTCGCGGCCGCCGTCTTCATCCCCCTGTGCGGCCAGTTCGGCTCCCGCGTCGGCGGCAAGCGGGTCCTGATCGTCTCCTACATCGCCTACGTGGCCCTCACCATCCCGTCCTTCTGGCTCATGGGACGCGGATCGGTGGGTCTGGCCATCGCCGGCCTCCTGCTCGGCATGATCCCCTACGCGCTGTGCCAGGCCGGTACCTACGCCGCCATGCCCGAGTTCTTCCCCGTCCAGGTCCGCCACACCGGCGTCGCCTTCGGCCACAGCGTCGGCGCCGTCATCGGCGGCGGCGCCGGCCCCTACGCCTCCACCTGGCTCATCGACTCCACCGGCAGCACCCTGGTGCCCGCCTACATCCTCGTCTTCTTCGGCCTGTTCGGACTCGCCGTCGTCCTCGGTCTCATGCGCCCCAGCGCCTCGCGCGACCACCTCTACGCCTGACCGCCCTTCTCTGACCGAACGGACCAGAACGCATGACGTCCCTCTACGTCTCCGACGCCATCCACACGCACGTGCTCGCCCAACTGCGCGAGATCGGCGAGGTTCACCTCGGCTACGGCCCCTCGGCAACCCCGTACGCGGCCGTCCAGGATCGTGTCGACGCCGTCATGCTGCGCGCCGAGCAGTTCACCGCGGACAAGATCGAAGCCTCACCACGCCTGAAGATCATCGCCAGGCACGGGGTGGGCACCGACAACGTCGACATCCACGCCGCCACCCGCAGCGGCGTGTGGGTCACCGTGACACCGGGCAGCAACGCCCGCTCCGTCGCCGAGCACGTCTTCGCCCTCACGCTGGCACTCGCACGGCGCATCCCCGCCGCGGCCGCCGGTACCGCCGCGGGGCAGTGGTCGGCGATCAAGCCGGGCCTGACCGGTTTCGAGCTGCACGGCCGCACCCTGGGCCTGTTCGGCTTCGGCCGCATCGCCTTCCTGACCGCCGAGATCGCACGGGGCTTCGGCATGCCCGTCCTCGTGTGCGACCCCTACGTGGCCCCGGAGTTCGTCCGACAGTACGGCGCCGAACTCGTCGCCTTCGATGAACTCATCACCCAGTCGGACGTGCTCAGCCTGCACGCGCCGCTCACCGCGGCGACCAAGCGGATCATCGACGCCGACGCCATCGCCCGCATGCGCCCCGGCACCGTACTCATCAACACCGCACGCGGTGCGCTCATCGACGAAGCGGCCGTGCTGCTGGCCCTGGAGTCCGGGCACCTTGGCGGCGCCGCCCTTGACGTCATCGAGGGTGAGTCCGCCGACATGCAGGACCCCCTGCCCCACAGTGACGGCATCACCGCGCGCAACGGTCACCTCGACAACCTGATCGTGACCCCGCACGTGGGCGGACAGACCACCCAGTCCCTGCTCGCCGCCGGCACCCAGGCCTTGCAGTGCATCCAGCAGGTTCTGACCGGCGGCACGCCGCAGCACGCCGTCAACCACCCGGCCTCCGCGGCCTGAGCCAGGCGCTGAGCGCATCCCGCCGCACGACCAGAATCGAGACCTCCGTTGTTCATCAAGGCCCCCACCGACAACATCGAGATCGCCCCGCCGTGGCCGCGCGCCGACCTCGACGAAGTGAAGAAGCTCGCCCAGTACCCGGTGGCTCTGATCGGCGACGCCCAGTCCCGCCTGGGCATGATGGCGTCGCCCATCCGCCCCGTTACGCCCTCACCACGCCTCGCGGGCACGGTCCTTCCCATTCACGCCCGTGAAGGCGACAACCTCGCCATCCACCGCGCCCTCGACGACGCCCTCCCCGGCGACATCCTGGTCATCAACGCCAACGCCGAGACCAACCGCGCCGTCTTCGGGGACATCCTCGGCGAGATCTGCCTCGCCAAGGGGGTGACCGGCATCGTCGTCGACGGCTCCATCCGAGACGTCGACGAACTCGCCGGGCAGGGCCTCGCCGTCTACGCCCGGGGCATCTCCCCCGCCGGCCCGTGGAAGAACGGCCCTGGCCGTATCGGATTCCCGGTCGCCTGCGGCAACATCGTCTGCAACCCCGGCGACGCCATCATCGGCGACAACGACGGCATCGTGGTCATCCCGCAGCACGCCCTGTCGGACACGATCGAACGCACCGAGGCGCAGGAGCGGACCGAGCAGAAGATGCGTGACGCCATTCACGCGGCCGTCTGAACACCGCCTCAGCCACGACTCCGGCTTCTCCACGGGCGCCAGGCGCACCGAAAACCGGGCCGGCGGCAGGACTCCACACCGCGGTAGTCATACACACCACCTCCACCGCACCGAGGTCGGGTGAGACGCGCTGGGGAACAGGGTGGGTGGGCGGCGATCGAGGGCGCGCGCCCACCCACCAGCAGCTCTCCTGCCTGCTGCCTCCTCACCCATCGGGAAAGGCCCCCTGCGCCCCCTGCGCTCTCACCTCAGCGCACAGAGCCGGGAGCCGAGCCTCACGCGGATCTACGTGCCCCTTCGCGGCAGCTTCGGGAGAACAGGACCGAAACCCCTTGCGGGAGCGCTCCCGCACCTGAAGGATCCCCGCATGACTTCTCCGTCGGCCGTGCTGCGCCCGTACCGCCCCGAGGACCGCGAGGCCCTCTTCGACATCTGCGTACGCACGGGGCACGAGGGTGGGGACGCCCGCCACCTCTACCCGGACCCGGGCCTGCTGCCGAACATCTTCGCCGCGCCCTACGCCGCCCTGGAGCCGGAGCTGGCGTTCGTGGTCGAGGACGGCGGGCGCGCGGTCGGCTACATCCTCGGCACGGCGGACACCGCGTCCTTCGTCGACCGCTACCGCGCCGAATGGCTCCCCGGCCTCGCCGAGCGCTACCCGGCCCCCGTACGCGAACCCGCGTCCCCCACCGAGCGGATGACCGCCCTGATGCACGACCCCGAGCGCATGATCGTGCCGGAGCTGGCCGACTATCCGGCCCACCTGCACATCGACCTGCTCCCGACCCACCAGCGGTCCGGGCACGGGCGACGGCTCATGGAGGCCTTCCTCGCCGCCCTGCACGGGCAGGGCGTCAAGGCGGTCCATCTGGGCATGCTCACCGCCAACACCCGGGCCCGCGCCTTCTACGACCGCGTCGGCTTCCACGAGATCGCCGTTTCGGACGCGGGACCCGTGACGTACCTGGGCCGCTCAACTCAGTAACGTGTACGCCGCGTTGAACAGAATCAGCGTGTGCACGAACCGTCCCGCGCGCGTGGGCGGGTACCGCCACATCAGCGGCCAGGTGTCACCCCCGAGCGCCGGTACGGGAACATAACTGATCCGACCCGTGGCCCCGTTGAACGTCGTCACCGCGCGCGGCCACGGCCGCCCGGCCGTGGAGCCCGCCGGCACGAGGAAGTACACCCCGCGCCGGCCGTTCGACTCGGTGACGACGGGTCCCGGTTCGCCGCCGACCAACTCCTCCATCAGGTCGGCCAGCCGCCGCCCGTCGTCGCCGTCCACGCGGACGGCGTCGAATTGCACGCCCGCCTTGCGAAGGTGAAATCCGGAGTCCGGAATCCACTCGGCCCTCAGCCCACCATTAAGTGCGTTCACGAGACGATTGTGACCCCGATCACCTAGCGTTCTCCGTACCTGCCGAGGTGCGTCGTACAGCCGTTGACCTGCTCGAACTTCTGTGAAGTGGGGTGGAATTCAACGACTTCGAGTAATGACCGGTTGAGTTCGGTTGAGTCGAAAAGAGATCGCGTAATGGCGAGTGCTGAGAACAAGCAGACCGCGAGCCCGATGGCCCTCATGGTGGCGGAAGTGGTCCGGACGATGCGTATCCAGCGGGGGTGGACACAGGAACAGCTCGGCCTGGAGCTGGGCTACTCGGCAGCGGCGGTGAGCGCCATGGAGACGTGCGCGCAGCCCGCTAGCGACGCGATGCTGGTCGAATTGGGACGGGTATTCGGCAACGGGGCCGCCATGTTCGAGAGCGCGCGGCGGTACATGCGGATGGAGAGGTATCCGCTCCAGTTCCAGGACTACGCGCTACTGGAGCAGGCGGCACTGAGCCTTCAGCTGTTCGCGACGAACGTCATCCACGGGCTGTTCCAGACGGAGGCGTACGCGCGTGCGCTGATCGGCGGCGGATGCCCGCCGCTCTCCGACCAGCGCGTGGAGGAGCTGGTCCAGCTGCGGATGGAGCGCAAGGCGCTCTTCGACCGGGAGCCGGTCCCGATGATCGAGATCATCATCGACGAGTCCGTCCTGCGCCGGGTCATCGGCGACGAGGAGATCATGCGGGAGCAGCTGCTCCACCTCGTGGAGTGTGCCCGTCGCCGCAATGTCACACTGCTGGTGCTGCCGCTGGACGCCGGTAAGTATGGGGAGTACGCAGGAGCTCGCGGCGAGATGAACTTGGTGGAGACTCCGGCGCACGAGCATCTCGTCTATCTGGAGGTGCAGGACGAGAGCTTGCTGATCAGCGACCCGGCAAAGGTGAGCACCTACGCTCAGCGCTATGCGAAGATCCGGTCACAGGCTCTGGGTCCTCGTGAATCGCTGGACCTCATCAAGCGGTTGGCAGGAGTAGTGGAATGAGCAGCACCCTCCGATGGTTCACGTCGAGCTACAGCAGCGACAGCGGCGGCAACTGCATCGAGGTCGCCTACGACTGGCACAAGTCCTCCTACAGCAGCTCCAGCGGCGGCGACTGCATCGAGGTGGCCACCTGCCCCCACGCCGTCCACGTCCGTGATTCCAAGGTGCCCGCAGGCCCCGCCTTCGCCGTCGCGCCGGACGCCTGGTCCGCGTTCCTCGGCTGGACGGGCTGACAGCCCGGCACCACCACTTCGGCGGCCTGCCTCCTGGCGTGCATCACCACCACGCCAGGAGGCAGACCGCTCACGAAAGGCGCGACTCCGTCACGCGGCCAGCTTCACGGAGTTGATCGGCGTGAAGTCGTAGTCGTAGTACGTGCCGGCCGCCTGGTTGCCCCCGCAGCCGGTGCCGTTGGAGCCCGTGCACCGGTACGCCTTGGCGCCGCCGGTCTGGTTGTTGAACCAGCGCTTCATGCCGATCTGGTCGTAGATCCTGTGGGTCCCGTACGAGTAGAACGCGTGGCTCGGCCTGTCGCCGTTCCAGCTCGCGTTGGGATACAGACAGACCGCACCGGACGGGCAGCCGTGGATCGTGGCCGCCGCCTCCACCGCGGTGGCCGATCCGCCCAACGTGAGTACGGCGCCGGTGGCGAGCGCCGTGGCGGCCATCGCTGTCCTCTTCATGGTGCTCCGAAACTGACGCATGCGCGTTTTCCCCCATCTGGTCGGTCTTGGGTCCTTCCCCGCTCCTTCAGGAGCTTCTCCATCGATGATGAAGAAGCCCGTGAAGACGGGTCCAAGGGTTTTCGTCGCACGGCAAACGGATGTGTTCATTCGGGGGATCCATGGAACTCCGTATCCATTTCACAGCAGACGATCTGACACGCATCACGGTGGCTCCCCGCCCCGACCCCATGTGGGAGCTGGTCACCAGCCTGCATGCACTTCAGGCCCCGCGACCCGCCCCCGACCACGCGCCGTGGCGGGAGCACGTGCGCAGCCGGCTGGCCAGAAGCGACCTGAGAGAGCCGATCCGCCTGCTCACCGCGTTGGTGCCGGACCGGGGGAAATTCCCCGACTTTCTGACCCCACCCCACAGAGGCGGAATGGAGATAGCCCGTGACCTGATTCTCGCCACGCCGACGGAACGCGTGCGCGCCGAGTTAGCCGCATGCTGCACGCAGCGAAAGCCGCCCGACCGGCTCCGGCGGCTCGCGGAAGGCGACCGCGCCGCCCGGCAGGAGCTCGACGCCGCCCTTGCCGTCTACTTCAGCGAACTCCTCGCCCCACAACGGCGACTGATCGACGACGCGGTGCACAACCACCGCGCGCACCACAGCCGGGATCTGCTGGAAGGGGGCGCGGAACGGCTACTGAGGGCGCTGTCGCCCTGCATCCGCTGGGAACCGCCGACGCTGATCGCCGACTATCCGCGCGACGGCGACCTCCACCTGCGCGGCCGCGGTATCTCGCTGATCCCGTCCTTCTTCTGCACGGGGCGTCCCATCACGCTCATCGACCCCGGCCTCCCTCCCGTTCTGGTCTACCCCGCGAGCCGTCGCTCCGACGGTGCGGACACCCTGGACGGCCTGCCCGAACTGCTGGGCCGCACACGGGCCATGGCTCTGTGCGCGCTGTCCTCACCGTGCTCGACGGGCGAGCTGGCCGTGCGGATCGGTGTGTCGATCGCGAGCGCGAGCAAGCACGCGTCGGTGCTGCGCAGGGCGAGGCTCATCACCAGTACGCGCAGGGGCTGCGAGGTGGTGCACGCCCTGACGCCGCTCGGGCGTGAGGTGGCGCAGGGGCGGCGCCGCGGATCGTGGTGCGGTGAGTGACGACTGCCGGCCTTCTGCGCGGGCACGCACCAACGCGACGTCCGTTTTCTGCCAGCAACCGCCCGCGCGCCGCTTCAGCATGGGCGCATGACCACCTACACCGTGCTCCCTGTCGACCCGGCCGTCCTGAAGGAACTGCGGGTCCTCGACGACGCGGGCCGCCCCTGCGCCCCGTACACCGCGACCGGCGACGACGCGGGCTCTCCGCTGCGCTGCTGCCTGCGCCCCGTCACGCTCGGCGAGCGGATAGCCCTTGTTTCTTACGCCCCTTTGCGCCGCTGGGCCACCACGAGGGGCGCAGACCCGGGCGCGTACGACGAACAGGGCCCGGTCTTCATCCATGCCGACGACTGCGGCGGGTTCACTCCCGGCGAGGGCTACCCCTTCGCTCGGCCGGGAGCCCTGCGTACCGTGCGGCGCTACGACGCACGGGGCCATATCGCAGGCGGCCGCCTCCTGGAGATCCCGGCCGACGCCACGGCCGGCTTCGACGCGGCCTTCGACGACGCGTTCAACGATCCGGACGTGGTGCTCGTACACGTCAGGGCACTGGAGTACGGATGCTTCCACTTCGAGGTGCGACGGCCCGCCGCCCCGGAGCAGTGAGCTGTCCGCCACGCAGCAGTGAATCGGCTGCGGGCACCAGGCGGAATCGATCGTCCAACGGCGGCTGCCCGCGTCAGGCGGAAGCGAGTGACGAGGCAGGCACCTACCGTGTTTTCGCCCAGCTCAATCGTGTTGATCATCACCCCGTCAGACGTGATCGATCAGGCTAGTTTTCTTCCGTGTGACTGACTCTCAGATCCCGGATACCGCACACGCCTCCACCGCCCTCGCCGACGCCCTGTTCGCCGGTCAGCTGGGCACGACTCACGAGCGATGGAGGCACCTCTTCAGCTCCGCCCCGTTCCGCTTCGAGGAGGGGCTGACCCACCGAGAACGCATAGACCTGAGCTACGCCCGACTCCGCCTGGTCAACGAGGCCGTGGAGGCACCGCAGGTCCTGGCGAACGATCCGGCCGAACTCACCGCCATCCACGAGTGGGCCGGTGCGGTGGACCCGGGCATGGCGACCATCGTGGCCATCCACTACAACCTCTTCTTCGGCAGCCTGGCAGACCACGAGGCGGCCGGGCGGGACCTGAGCGAGTACATCCGCGGAGACCGCATAGGGACTTTCCTCTGCACCGAGATCGCCCATGGCAACGATGCCGCGCACATGGAGACCACGGCGACATACGACCGGGCGACGCGCGGGTTCGTGCTGAACACCCCCACACCCGCCGCGGCGAAGTTCATGCCCAACACCAGCCCGGCCGGTGGGGCGAAGGGGGCCGTCGTCGCTGCCCGCCTGATCGTCGACGGCACCGACCACGGCGTCTTCCTGTTCCTGACACCGCTCAGCGACAGCGACGGCAGCCCGTTGCCAG from Streptomyces sp. CA-278952 carries:
- a CDS encoding DUF1203 domain-containing protein — encoded protein: MTTYTVLPVDPAVLKELRVLDDAGRPCAPYTATGDDAGSPLRCCLRPVTLGERIALVSYAPLRRWATTRGADPGAYDEQGPVFIHADDCGGFTPGEGYPFARPGALRTVRRYDARGHIAGGRLLEIPADATAGFDAAFDDAFNDPDVVLVHVRALEYGCFHFEVRRPAAPEQ
- a CDS encoding ArsR/SmtB family transcription factor; this translates as MEIARDLILATPTERVRAELAACCTQRKPPDRLRRLAEGDRAARQELDAALAVYFSELLAPQRRLIDDAVHNHRAHHSRDLLEGGAERLLRALSPCIRWEPPTLIADYPRDGDLHLRGRGISLIPSFFCTGRPITLIDPGLPPVLVYPASRRSDGADTLDGLPELLGRTRAMALCALSSPCSTGELAVRIGVSIASASKHASVLRRARLITSTRRGCEVVHALTPLGREVAQGRRRGSWCGE